The Populus trichocarpa isolate Nisqually-1 chromosome 2, P.trichocarpa_v4.1, whole genome shotgun sequence genome has a window encoding:
- the LOC7495163 gene encoding 7-deoxyloganetin glucosyltransferase, whose translation MGSMAFLENPHAVCIPYPAQGHINPMLKLAKLLHHKGFHITFVNTEYNHKRILRSRGLNSLDGLPSFQFKAIPDGLPPTSNDVTQDIPSLCESTSKTCMVPFKDLITNLNDTSSSNVPPVTCIVSDGVMSFTLEAAQELGIPEVLFWTTSACGFLAYAHCRQLIEKGLTPLKDESYLSNGYLDSVIDWIPGMKGIRLRDIPSFVRTTDPEDFMLKFIKAESERAKKASAIVLNTYDALEHEGLVSLASMLPPVYSIGPLHLLLNQVTDSDLKLIGSNLWIEESGCLEWLDSKEPNSVVYVNFGSITVMTSDQLTEFAWGLANSDQTFLWVIRPDLVAGDSAMLPPEFVSATKERGLFASWCSQEQVLSHPSIGGFLTHNGWNSTIESICGGVPMICWPFFAEQQTNCRYCCTEWGIGMEINSDVKRGEVESLVRELMGGEKGSEMKKKTREWKKMAEEAITSTGSSCMNLDDMINKVLLSPRD comes from the exons ATGGGCTCCATGGCGTTCCTTGAAAATCCCCATGCAGTATGCATTCCCTATCCAGCTCAAGGTCACATCAACCCCATGTTAAAACTAGCCAAACTCCTCCATCACAAAGGCTTCCATATCACTTTTGTCAACACAGAGTACAACCACAAACGTATCCTAAGATCTCGAGGCCTCAACTCTCTTGATGGCCTCCCATCATTTCAATTCAAAGCTATCCCCGATGGACTCCCTCCAACAAGTAACGATGTCACACAAGACATACCATCACTATGTGAATCCACCAGCAAAACATGCATGGTTCCTTTCAAAGACCTCATTACCAATCTTAACGACACGTCTTCATCCAATGTTCCTCCTGTAACTTGCATTGTTTCTGATGGAGTCATGAGCTTCACGCTTGAGGCAGCACAAGAGTTGGGTATACCTGAAGTTCTGTTTTGGACAACAAGTGCATGCGGATTTCTGGCTTATGCTCACTGTCGCCAGCTAATCGAGAAGGGTCTTACACCACTCAaag ATGAAAGTTACTTATCTAACGGTTACCTGGATTCCGTGATAGACTGGATACCAGGCATGAAAGGCATCCGTCTGAGGGATATCCCAAGTTTCGTTAGAACCACCGATCCTGAAGATTTCATGCTGAAATTTATAAAGGCGGAGAGTGAAAGAGCTAAAAAGGCCTCTGCTATTGTTTTGAATACGTATGATGCCTTGGAGCATGAAGGCTTGGTTTCTCTTGCTTCAATGTTACCTCCTGTATACTCCATTGGTCCCCTTCACCTGCTCCTGAATCAGGTCACAGATAGTGATTTAAAGCTGATCGGATCAAACCTATGGATAGAAGAATCCGGGTGTCTTGAGTGGCTTGACTCAAAAGAACCCAATTCAGTTGTTTACGTAAATTTTGGAAGCATAACTGTCATGACAAGTGACCAATTAACAGAGTTTGCTTGGGGACTTGCAAATAGTGACCAGACATTTTTGTGGGTCATTAGGCCTGACCTTGTTGCGGGTGACTCCGCGATGTTACCACCAGAGTTTGTTTCGGCCACTAAAGAGAGAGGTCTTTTCGCAAGTTGGTGCTCCCAGGAACAAGTACTAAGCCACCCATCCATTGGAGGTTTCTTAACACATAACGGATGGAACTCCACAATTGAAAGTATTTGTGGAGGAGTGCCTATGATTTGTTGGCCTTTCTTTGCTGAACAGCAAACCAATTGTCGGTATTGTTGCACCGAATGGGGCATAGGCATGGAAATAAACAGTGATGTTAAGAGAGGTGAAGTTGAGAGCCTTGTTAGAGAGTTAATGGGAGGAGAAAAGGGCagtgaaatgaaaaagaaaaccaggGAGTGGAAGAAGATGGCAGAAGAGGCAATTACTTCCACCGGTTCATCTTGCATGAATTTGGACGACATGATTAACAAGGTGCTACTGTCTCCAAGAGATTAG
- the LOC7495162 gene encoding 7-deoxyloganetin glucosyltransferase translates to MVSLATEEFPPHAVCLPFPAQGHINPMLKLAKILHRKDFHITFVNTEFNHRRLLKSRGLGSLDGLPTFRFETIPDGLPPSDADSTQHVPSLCDSTKKNCLAPFRDLLSRLNNTSSSKVPPVTCIVSDCIMSFTLKAAQELGIPNVLFWTASVCGFMSYLQYRPLIEKGFVPLKDESYLTNGYLDTVIDWIPGMEGISLKYLPSFLRTTDSGDIMLNFAIGEVESARNASAVIFNTFDDLESEVLKPLTSTLPHLYTIGPLQLLENQDQENALNSIASNLWKEEPGCIEWLDFKEPDSVIYVNFGSVTVMTPQQLIEFAWGLANSKCTFLWVIRPDLVVGDSAIVPPEFVAETKERGLLAGWCPQEQVLQHPSIGGFLTHSGWNSTLDSLCGGVPMICWPFFAEQQTNCWFCCNKLGIGMEIDSDVKRNEIESLVRELMEGDQGQVMKYKAKEWKRKVEEATASPTGSSCLNLEKMINKVLLAPRDKINGDVILPGITGLGTYGES, encoded by the exons ATGGTTTCTTTAGCCACTGAAGAATTTCCTCCTCATGCGGTATGCTTACCATTCCCAGCCCAAGGCCACATAAATCCAATGCTCAAACTAGCAAAAATCCTTCACCGAAAGGACTTCCATATCACTTTTGTTAACACGGAATTCAACCATCGACGCCTCCTCAAATCTAGAGGCCTTGGCTCCCTCGATGGCCTCCCAACTTTTCGGTTTGAAACAATTCCTGATGGACTCCCACCTTCAGATGCTGACTCCACTCAGCATGTGCCATCTCTCTGCGATTCCACCAAGAAAAATTGCTTAGCTCCTTTCAGAGACCTTCTATCCAGACTCAATAACACCTCTTCTTCTAAAGTTCCTCCAGTCACCTGTATAGTCTCTGATTGCATCATGAGCTTTACACTCAAAGCTGCTCAGGAACTAGGTATTCCAAACGTTCTTTTCTGGACAGCCAGTGTTTGTGGCTTCATGTCCTATTTGCAATATCGCCCTTTAATTGAAAAGGGCTTCGTGCCTCTTAAag ATGAAAGTTACTTAACAAATGGGTATTTGGACACCGTTATTGATTGGATTCCTGGTATGGAAGGTATCTCCTTGAAATATTTACCAAGCTTTCTCAGAACAACAGATTCTGGAGATATAATGCTCAATTTTGCAATTGGAGAAGTGGAGAGTGCTCGAAATGCTTCCGCTGTTATTTTCAACACCTTTGATGACTTGGAGTCAGAGGTCTTAAAGCCTCTTACTTCCACCCTCCCTCATCTCTACACCATTGGTCCTCTTCAGTTACTCGAAAATCAGGACCAAGAAAATGCCTTGAACTCTATAGCATCCAATTTGTGGAAAGAAGAACCTGGTTGTATTGAATGGCTCGATTTTAAAGAACCAGACTCGGTTATCTATGTCAACTTTGGTAGTGTCACAGTCATGACCCCGCAACAACTCATTGAATTTGCTTGGGGACTTGCAAACAGCAAGTGCACTTTCTTGTGGGTCATTAGGCCTGATCTCGTTGTTGGTGATTCAGCTATAGTTCCTCCAGAATTTGTGgcagaaacaaaagaaaggggTCTATTAGCTGGTTGGTGTCCACAAGAACAAGTCCTGCAGCACCCTTCCATTGGAGGGTTCTTAACCCATAGTGGATGGAACTCTACACTAGACAGTTTGTGCGGTGGCGTGCCCATGATTTGTTGGCCTTTCTTTGCAGAGCAACAGACCAATTGTTGGTTCTGTTGTAACAAGTTAGGCATAGGGATGGAAATAGACAGCGatgttaaaagaaatgaaattgaaagtctTGTTAGAGAACTGATGGAGGGAGATCAAGGACAGGTAATGAAGTATAAAGCCAAGGAGTGGAAAAGAAAGGTAGAAGAGGCCACTGCTAGTCCCACTGGGTCATCATGCTTGAATTTGGAGAAAATGATAAACAAAGTGCTTCTTGCTCCACGAGATAAAATTAATGGAGATGTGATTCTCCCAGGAATAACTGGACTCGGAACCTACGGTGAGAGCTAA